Proteins encoded together in one Variovorax paradoxus window:
- a CDS encoding metallophosphoesterase family protein: MTRFLHSADWQIGRQFATFDAEHAPILAEARITAVERLAALATEHGVDAVLVAGDVFDMQTVSERTLRRLFNALSGYTGPWLMIPGNHDAALAESVWTRAQRLGVVPPNVHALLAPEVSVFEAQGFAVLPAPLVQRHTYNDLTTWFDAAETPAGMLRIGLAHGSVQGLLAEDIDSANPIAPDRATSARLDYLALGDWHGCKRIDARTWYAGTPEPDRFKDNGSGQALLVDIAAPGAEPQVAPLAVGRFRWRSITATLQVASDSDGLIAQLEPLDVHDVAELRVQGQVDVAGLQRLQEAIGRAEARARHLQADLSALRLVPTDEDIAGLQADGYLGEVVQELREAQAGADPHEARVAQDAMALLAAELVQRAPAVVPKEEGARP; encoded by the coding sequence ATGACACGTTTTCTCCACTCGGCCGACTGGCAGATCGGCCGCCAGTTCGCTACCTTCGATGCCGAGCACGCGCCGATCCTGGCGGAGGCGCGGATCACCGCGGTCGAGCGGCTTGCGGCACTTGCCACCGAGCACGGGGTGGATGCCGTGCTCGTCGCCGGGGACGTCTTCGACATGCAGACTGTTTCCGAGCGCACGCTGCGCCGGCTGTTCAATGCGCTGTCGGGCTACACGGGCCCCTGGCTCATGATTCCGGGCAACCACGACGCCGCCCTGGCGGAAAGCGTCTGGACGCGCGCGCAGCGCCTGGGCGTGGTGCCGCCAAACGTCCATGCGTTGCTGGCTCCCGAGGTGAGCGTGTTCGAGGCGCAAGGCTTTGCAGTGCTGCCCGCGCCGCTTGTGCAGCGCCACACCTACAACGATCTCACGACCTGGTTCGACGCAGCAGAAACGCCCGCGGGCATGTTGCGTATCGGCCTGGCGCACGGCAGCGTGCAGGGCCTGCTGGCGGAAGACATCGATTCCGCCAACCCCATTGCGCCCGACCGGGCAACGAGCGCGCGGCTCGACTATCTTGCGCTTGGCGATTGGCACGGCTGCAAGCGCATCGACGCGCGCACCTGGTACGCGGGCACGCCGGAGCCGGACCGTTTCAAGGACAACGGATCGGGCCAGGCGCTGCTGGTCGACATCGCCGCGCCGGGCGCTGAACCGCAGGTCGCCCCGCTGGCGGTAGGCCGGTTCCGGTGGCGGTCGATCACTGCGACGCTGCAGGTTGCCAGCGACAGCGATGGCTTGATTGCACAACTGGAGCCGCTGGATGTGCACGACGTGGCGGAGCTGCGCGTGCAAGGCCAGGTCGACGTCGCGGGCCTGCAGCGTTTGCAAGAGGCCATCGGCCGTGCGGAGGCTCGGGCGCGGCATTTGCAGGCCGATCTGTCGGCGCTCCGGCTGGTGCCTACCGATGAAGACATTGCCGGGCTGCAGGCCGACGGCTATCTGGGCGAGGTGGTGCAAGAACTGCGCGAAGCGCAGGCCGGCGCCGATCCGCACGAGGCGCGCGTGGCCCAGGACGCGATGGCGCTGCTGGCAGCCGAGCTTGTGCAGCGCGCACCGGCTGTCGTGCCGAAGGAAGAGGGCGCCCGGCCATGA
- a CDS encoding alpha/beta fold hydrolase, producing MPTRPHFNPFGLRAALYSCLAMLALTSRAADYPAPQEGSWTAKDFRFHTGQVVPELRLNYVTVGAPRGEPVLILHGTAGSAASMLTPAFAGELFGVGQPLDATRYYIIIPDGLGTGKSARPSDGLRAKFPRYNYDDMVEAQYRLVTEHLGVRHLRAIIGNSMGGMHAWMWGVKYPNAMDALVPMACQPTEMSSRNWMMRRLLTESIRRDPEWNNGNYTAQPRSAQFASVFFGTATSGGNLAMYKAAPTRAQADKLLEGRLSAPFTADANDILYQWEASADYNPSSGLERIEAAVLAVNAADDERNPPETGIMEREMKRVKNGSYHLIPASDRTTGHGTTAQAIWWKAQLAELLQKAPRRGL from the coding sequence ATGCCCACGCGTCCACATTTCAACCCGTTCGGATTGCGGGCTGCCTTGTACTCGTGCCTGGCGATGCTCGCCTTGACCAGCCGGGCCGCAGATTACCCGGCGCCCCAGGAGGGCAGTTGGACCGCGAAGGACTTTCGCTTTCATACCGGGCAAGTCGTGCCTGAACTGCGCCTCAACTACGTTACCGTTGGCGCACCCCGCGGCGAGCCGGTGCTGATCCTGCATGGAACCGCCGGCTCGGCCGCAAGCATGCTCACACCCGCGTTTGCCGGCGAGCTATTCGGCGTGGGCCAGCCGCTGGACGCCACCCGCTACTACATCATCATTCCCGATGGTTTGGGAACGGGCAAGTCGGCCCGCCCCTCCGATGGCCTGCGCGCCAAGTTTCCCCGCTACAACTATGACGACATGGTGGAGGCACAGTACCGGCTTGTCACCGAACACCTGGGCGTCAGGCACCTGCGGGCGATCATCGGCAATTCGATGGGGGGCATGCACGCATGGATGTGGGGCGTGAAGTACCCGAACGCCATGGACGCGCTGGTGCCGATGGCGTGCCAGCCCACCGAAATGTCCAGCCGCAACTGGATGATGCGACGGCTGCTGACGGAGTCCATCCGACGAGATCCGGAGTGGAACAACGGCAACTACACCGCGCAGCCTCGCAGTGCACAGTTTGCCTCCGTGTTCTTCGGCACCGCCACCAGCGGCGGCAATCTGGCGATGTACAAGGCCGCACCCACGCGCGCCCAGGCCGACAAGCTGCTGGAGGGTCGCCTGAGTGCGCCGTTCACTGCAGACGCGAACGACATCCTCTACCAATGGGAAGCGTCCGCCGACTACAACCCGTCCAGTGGCCTGGAGCGCATCGAGGCAGCCGTGCTTGCCGTCAACGCGGCCGACGACGAGCGCAACCCACCTGAGACCGGCATCATGGAACGTGAAATGAAGCGCGTGAAGAATGGCAGCTATCACCTGATTCCGGCCAGCGACAGGACCACTGGACACGGAACCACAGCCCAGGCCATTTGGTGGAAGGCGCAGCTTGCCGAACTGCTGCAAAAGGCGCCAAGACGAGGGCTGTAG
- a CDS encoding glutathione S-transferase family protein: MITLHHCVSARSFRPLWMLEEIGLSYQLEMLPFPPRVLSRPYLEVNPLGTVPMLSDGAMRMTESAAICQYLAARFSAGQLDVGPGEPDFGPYLNYLHFGEATLTFPQTLVLRYAHFEQGERKQPQVADDYAKWFLARLRTLEPLLAERDYLCAGRFTAADVSVGYALLLAEHLGLAERFTPSVSAYWGRLQARPGFKAAMAAQASAAKAQGVSSTPAPDIRPDRP, encoded by the coding sequence ATGATCACCCTTCACCACTGCGTCAGCGCACGCTCGTTCCGGCCTCTCTGGATGCTTGAGGAAATCGGGCTTTCCTACCAACTCGAGATGCTGCCGTTTCCGCCGCGCGTGCTGTCGCGGCCGTACCTGGAGGTCAACCCGCTCGGCACGGTGCCGATGCTGTCCGATGGCGCCATGCGAATGACCGAGTCGGCCGCAATCTGCCAGTACCTGGCCGCGCGGTTCTCGGCGGGACAACTGGACGTAGGTCCCGGTGAACCAGACTTCGGGCCGTACCTCAACTATCTTCATTTCGGTGAGGCGACGCTGACCTTTCCGCAGACCCTCGTGTTGCGGTATGCGCATTTCGAGCAGGGGGAGCGAAAGCAGCCGCAGGTGGCCGACGACTATGCCAAGTGGTTCCTTGCGCGGTTGCGAACGCTGGAGCCGCTGCTCGCCGAGCGCGACTATCTTTGTGCGGGCCGCTTCACCGCGGCGGACGTGTCCGTGGGCTATGCATTGTTGTTGGCCGAGCACCTGGGCCTGGCGGAGCGCTTCACACCCTCGGTCTCGGCTTACTGGGGTCGGTTGCAGGCGCGCCCGGGCTTCAAGGCTGCGATGGCCGCGCAAGCGAGCGCCGCGAAGGCGCAGGGTGTTTCTTCGACCCCGGCGCCAGACATCAGGCCCGATCGCCCTTGA
- a CDS encoding tripartite tricarboxylate transporter permease, which yields MEVLHNLAFGFSHALTWQNLLFCAIGCTVGTLVGLLPGLGPLATISLLLPLTYSIPTTGALIMLAGIYYGAQYGDSVSAITMKIPHASSIVACIDGYAMTLKGQTGLALFTAGFSSFIGGTVAILVLSFFAPMLGEVAFLFGPADYVAMMLVGFVCVSFVTTGSLLNGLAMCMIGVLLGTIGTDVNSGMARFTLDMPFLTDGVGIVSIALGCFGIAEITKNLDSREERSPFNGKINLIPTWAEFKRIIPSALRGSVVGSLLGILPGGGPTIAQFAAYALDKKVSKYKHEIGSGCIEGVAGQAAADEAAARTSFIPLMSIGIPENAVMALMLAAFIIKGIQPGPNMIGAHPELFWGLVASMWIGNVFLLVLNVPLVRYWLSVFKIPYSVLFPSILFFCCIGTYSVNNNLEDVFITSAFGFMGYMFMRLELDAAPLMLGFILGPMLEENFRRAMLLSRGSFNVFVNRPISGTLMAMIAVFTVWQVVAFFIKAQKKNAGTGVVHGVLAEE from the coding sequence ATGGAAGTCCTGCACAACCTGGCGTTCGGTTTTTCGCACGCCCTCACATGGCAGAACCTGCTGTTCTGCGCCATCGGCTGCACGGTGGGAACACTGGTCGGCCTGCTGCCGGGCCTTGGCCCGTTGGCAACCATCAGCCTGCTGCTGCCGCTGACCTATTCGATTCCCACGACCGGCGCGCTCATCATGCTGGCCGGCATTTACTACGGTGCGCAATACGGCGACAGCGTGAGCGCCATCACCATGAAGATTCCGCACGCGAGCAGCATCGTGGCGTGCATCGACGGGTATGCGATGACGCTGAAAGGGCAGACCGGACTGGCGCTCTTCACGGCCGGTTTCTCCAGCTTCATCGGCGGCACAGTGGCCATTCTGGTTCTGTCGTTCTTCGCACCCATGCTCGGCGAGGTCGCCTTTCTGTTCGGCCCCGCGGACTATGTAGCAATGATGCTGGTGGGCTTTGTGTGCGTGAGCTTCGTGACCACCGGCAGCCTGCTGAACGGCCTGGCCATGTGCATGATTGGCGTGCTGCTGGGAACGATTGGCACCGACGTGAACAGCGGCATGGCGCGCTTCACGCTCGACATGCCTTTCTTGACCGACGGCGTTGGCATCGTGAGCATTGCGCTGGGTTGTTTCGGCATTGCAGAGATCACCAAGAATCTCGATTCGCGGGAAGAGCGCTCGCCCTTCAACGGCAAGATCAACCTGATTCCCACCTGGGCGGAATTCAAGCGGATCATTCCCAGCGCGCTGCGCGGCAGCGTGGTTGGCTCGTTGCTGGGCATCTTGCCCGGCGGCGGCCCGACCATCGCGCAGTTTGCGGCCTATGCGCTGGACAAGAAGGTGAGCAAGTACAAGCATGAAATCGGCTCCGGCTGCATCGAGGGTGTGGCCGGCCAGGCCGCGGCCGATGAAGCGGCCGCGCGCACCAGCTTCATTCCGCTGATGAGCATCGGCATTCCGGAGAATGCGGTCATGGCGCTGATGCTGGCGGCCTTCATCATCAAGGGCATCCAGCCGGGGCCCAACATGATCGGCGCGCACCCCGAGCTGTTCTGGGGCCTGGTGGCCAGCATGTGGATCGGCAATGTGTTCCTGCTGGTGCTGAACGTGCCGCTGGTGCGCTACTGGCTTTCGGTGTTCAAGATTCCATACAGCGTGCTGTTTCCGTCGATCCTGTTCTTCTGCTGCATTGGCACCTACAGCGTCAACAACAACCTCGAAGACGTCTTCATCACGTCGGCCTTCGGCTTCATGGGGTACATGTTCATGCGGCTCGAACTGGACGCCGCGCCACTCATGCTCGGATTCATCCTCGGCCCGATGCTGGAAGAAAATTTCCGCCGGGCGATGTTGCTGAGCCGCGGAAGCTTCAATGTGTTCGTCAACAGGCCCATCAGCGGCACGCTCATGGCGATGATTGCCGTTTTCACCGTCTGGCAGGTTGTGGCCTTCTTCATCAAGGCACAAAAGAAGAATGCAGGCACGGGTGTGGTGCATGGGGTGTTGGCGGAGGAGTGA
- a CDS encoding tripartite tricarboxylate transporter TctB family protein produces MAIALAFGLTALRYPIGDLSRAGPGLFPVMVSSLLLLIGLSTVVRSFFVEPVRLDLHFKNIALILGSLCGFALISMYLDMAVGIVFMVFCSAFAGSSNSWLRNVKISAGLIAMAFALQKLLGLNLPLF; encoded by the coding sequence ATGGCAATTGCGCTGGCCTTCGGCCTCACGGCGCTTCGCTATCCCATTGGAGACCTGAGCCGCGCGGGGCCGGGCCTGTTCCCCGTGATGGTGAGCAGCCTGCTGCTGCTGATCGGCCTTTCGACGGTGGTCCGGTCGTTCTTCGTCGAGCCGGTGCGGCTGGACCTTCACTTCAAGAACATCGCGCTCATCCTGGGCAGCCTTTGCGGCTTTGCATTGATCTCGATGTATCTGGACATGGCCGTGGGCATTGTCTTCATGGTGTTCTGCTCGGCCTTTGCCGGCAGCTCCAACTCGTGGCTGCGCAACGTCAAGATTTCTGCCGGGCTGATTGCCATGGCCTTTGCGCTTCAGAAGCTCCTCGGCTTGAACCTGCCGCTTTTTTGA